In Rhodanobacter humi, the following are encoded in one genomic region:
- the mrcB gene encoding penicillin-binding protein 1B, translating into MLTRTRSFLRAAWPWLRIPFWICLGLLVGFVLPYTLVLNKRVQERFNDLVFAVPTRVFARPLPLEAGEPMTPAALQLELTFAGYSDDGHGQVPGSWAKQGTRYTISSRGYAGPEGGELPKRIEVRLGNGTIASVRDLATGKAVELAHLDPARIATVYGAQQVDRRIVRLADLPPLLVSGLQAVEDRTFKHNIGIDFGGILRAAFANLRAGRTVQGASTLTQQLVRNLYLSRQQTFTRKINEALMSLLLELHYSKDRILEAYVNEVFLGQQGGQAVHGFAAASEFYYGRPLRDLRPQEIAMLVGLVKGPSYYDPRRSPERALARRNLVLQEFVDTGLLSAAQAKEAQAAPLDVIRNGQLPHDRFPAFMQLVRQQITSDFDEDTLRAGNLSIFTTLDPAAQLYTEQAVTETVNSLGKRGDDLQAAGVVTDAHDGSVLAVVGSKIPGDQGFNRALDSQRPIGSTIKPFVYLVALTDPSRWNLATALDDSPISMRMQNGTLWEPHNDDNQSHGMVPMVDALAKSWNLASIRLGLAVGLPRIRAFLQSFGLTDVNSGPSLLIGALDLSPLQVAQLYEYIASDGHALPLLAVRGVVDGNGRTIKRYEVQSGKGEYQEAVRLVTWAMQQVATYGTASSLGNSSLASLHVAGKTGTSNDLRDSWFAGFTGEHLGVFWMGRDDNKPAHLFGATGALRVWRNLFAKLPTRPLSAAPGDGLQMAWVNPADGKPTEQQCSGAKQVPVVTGSLSGDIEGCGFWQSLFGGGSPASSSSSGAPVNPGTAPVAIPSLSSGN; encoded by the coding sequence GTGCTGACCCGAACCCGCTCGTTCCTGCGTGCTGCGTGGCCGTGGCTGCGCATTCCGTTCTGGATCTGCCTGGGCCTGCTGGTCGGCTTCGTGCTGCCGTACACGCTGGTGCTGAACAAGCGCGTGCAGGAGCGCTTCAACGACCTGGTGTTCGCGGTGCCCACGCGGGTGTTCGCGCGGCCGCTGCCGCTGGAGGCGGGCGAGCCGATGACCCCGGCCGCGCTGCAGCTGGAGCTCACCTTCGCCGGGTACAGCGACGACGGCCACGGCCAGGTGCCGGGCAGTTGGGCGAAGCAGGGTACGCGCTACACGATTTCCTCGCGCGGCTACGCGGGGCCGGAAGGCGGCGAGTTGCCCAAGCGCATCGAGGTGCGCCTGGGCAACGGCACGATCGCGTCGGTGCGCGACCTCGCCACCGGCAAGGCTGTCGAGCTGGCCCATCTCGACCCCGCGCGCATCGCCACCGTGTACGGCGCCCAGCAGGTCGACCGGCGCATCGTGCGCCTGGCCGACCTGCCGCCGCTGCTGGTCAGCGGCCTGCAGGCGGTGGAAGACCGCACTTTCAAGCACAACATCGGCATCGACTTCGGCGGGATCCTGCGCGCCGCGTTCGCGAACCTGCGTGCCGGGCGCACCGTGCAGGGCGCCTCCACGCTCACCCAGCAGCTGGTGCGCAACCTCTACCTCAGCCGCCAGCAGACCTTCACGCGCAAGATCAACGAGGCGTTGATGTCGCTGCTGCTGGAGCTGCACTACAGCAAGGACCGCATCCTGGAGGCCTACGTCAACGAGGTCTTCCTCGGCCAGCAGGGCGGCCAGGCGGTGCACGGTTTCGCGGCCGCCTCGGAGTTCTACTACGGCCGTCCGCTGCGCGACCTGCGCCCGCAGGAGATCGCGATGCTGGTGGGCCTGGTCAAGGGGCCGAGCTACTACGATCCGCGCCGCTCGCCGGAGCGCGCGCTGGCGCGGCGCAACCTGGTGCTGCAGGAGTTCGTCGACACCGGCCTGCTCTCGGCCGCACAGGCCAAGGAAGCGCAGGCCGCGCCGCTGGACGTGATCAGGAACGGCCAGCTGCCGCATGACCGCTTCCCCGCCTTCATGCAGCTGGTGCGCCAGCAGATCACCAGCGATTTCGACGAGGACACGCTGCGCGCGGGCAACCTGTCGATCTTCACCACGCTGGACCCGGCCGCCCAGCTCTACACCGAGCAGGCGGTGACAGAGACGGTGAACAGCCTGGGCAAGCGCGGCGACGACCTGCAGGCGGCCGGCGTGGTCACCGATGCGCATGACGGCAGCGTGCTGGCGGTGGTGGGCAGCAAGATCCCCGGCGACCAGGGCTTCAACCGCGCGCTGGATTCGCAGCGGCCGATCGGCTCCACCATCAAGCCTTTCGTCTATCTGGTGGCGCTGACCGATCCCTCGCGCTGGAACCTCGCCACCGCGCTGGACGACAGCCCGATCAGCATGCGCATGCAGAACGGCACGCTGTGGGAGCCGCACAACGACGACAACCAGAGCCACGGCATGGTGCCGATGGTGGACGCGCTGGCCAAGTCGTGGAACCTCGCCAGCATCCGCCTCGGTCTCGCGGTGGGCTTGCCGCGGATTCGCGCGTTCCTGCAGTCCTTCGGCCTCACCGACGTCAATTCCGGCCCCTCGCTGCTGATCGGCGCGCTGGACCTCTCGCCGCTGCAGGTGGCGCAGCTGTACGAGTACATCGCCTCCGACGGCCATGCGCTGCCGCTGCTCGCCGTGCGCGGCGTGGTGGACGGCAACGGCCGCACCATCAAGCGCTATGAGGTGCAGAGCGGCAAGGGCGAATACCAGGAGGCGGTGCGCCTGGTGACCTGGGCGATGCAGCAGGTGGCCACCTACGGCACCGCGAGCTCGCTGGGCAATTCCAGCCTGGCGTCGCTGCACGTGGCGGGCAAGACCGGCACCAGCAACGACTTGCGCGACAGCTGGTTCGCCGGCTTCACCGGCGAGCACCTTGGCGTGTTCTGGATGGGCCGCGACGACAACAAGCCCGCCCACCTGTTCGGCGCCACCGGCGCGCTGCGCGTGTGGCGCAACCTGTTCGCCAAGCTGCCGACCCGGCCATTGTCCGCCGCGCCGGGCGACGGCCTGCAGATGGCGTGGGTCAACCCTGCCGACGGCAAGCCTACCGAGCAGCAGTGCTCGGGCGCCAAGCAGGTGCCGGTGGTGACCGGCTCGCTGTCCGGCGACATCGAAGGCTGCGGTTTCTGGCAGAGCCTGTTCGGCGGCGGCAGCCCGGCGTCGTCGTCGTCGAGCGGCGCCCCGGTCAATCCCGGCACGGCCCCGGTGGCCATTCCCTCCCTGTCCAGCGGAAACTGA
- a CDS encoding glycosyltransferase family 2 protein, with amino-acid sequence MSADPSNLHRRPSLFAAVVLALVVAALNIGLWWWSNRPHGPEDWHGPIGGFALSAFQRYQSPLKNDFPSDEQLDGDLRLLRGYSSNIRTYSMLQNPQIPRLAEREGLKVLAGAWIDTRLDNNDKEIAALIAQARRYPGTINRVLVGNEVLFRNDIPPEQLMAYLDRVRAALHQPVSTAEPDYIWVKYPELAEHVDFITVHLFPYWNGIPRKDAIGAALGSYENLQRLFPNKHIVIGEIGWPSNGDRHEYAYPSVSDEAIFLRQWFNVAKQLHLDYYVMEAFDQPWKEQLSGRTEAYWGMFNADRQPKFPFTGPVTEDTAWPWKALAASLLALLPMVWFARRFARFKLTGRFFFAALIQLACGLIVWSATLPFQFYLSWVDWTMLVLLFPAQIAILAILLINGFEFTEVLWRRGWVRHAGMLRPDIPEKQPFVSIHLACYNEPPEMVIATLDSLAELDYQNYEVLVIDNNTKDPAVWGPVKDYCEKLGKRFRFFHLEPWPGFKAGALNFGLKETAPEADVVAVIDADYVVRPDWLSTLTGHFHDPKVAVVQCPQAHRDFEHNRFRRMTAWEFDGFFRIGMHHRNERNAIIQHGTMTMVRRSALEGTGGWSEWTICEDAELGLRLMHAGYELVYVDELMGKGLTPADFKAYKSQRYRWAFGAMQILKGRWQWMTQKGPLSAGQRFHFLTGWFSWFADALHLIFTLMALFWTAGMVAYPQYFSLPMQLFLIPVIGFFFAKAIFGIVLYRARVPCSWYDTLMASLASMGLSHAIARGILHGLTREKTSFVVTAKSRRMGGSSFAAFAPVREELLMAIALVLCIVGMALGYGTRYIEGTLWMFILAAQSIPYVSAVVGAWIAHTAGDKAG; translated from the coding sequence GAGCAACCGCCCGCACGGCCCCGAGGATTGGCACGGCCCGATCGGTGGTTTTGCGTTGTCGGCGTTCCAGCGCTACCAGAGCCCGCTGAAGAACGATTTCCCCAGCGACGAGCAGCTTGACGGCGACCTCCGCCTGCTGCGCGGCTACAGCTCGAACATCCGCACCTACTCGATGCTGCAGAACCCGCAGATCCCGCGGCTGGCCGAGCGCGAGGGGCTGAAGGTGCTGGCCGGCGCGTGGATCGACACGCGGCTGGACAACAACGACAAGGAAATCGCCGCGCTGATCGCGCAGGCGCGGCGCTACCCCGGCACCATCAACCGGGTGCTGGTGGGCAACGAGGTGCTGTTCCGCAACGACATTCCCCCCGAGCAGCTGATGGCCTACCTGGACCGGGTGCGCGCCGCGCTGCACCAGCCGGTGTCCACCGCCGAGCCGGACTACATCTGGGTGAAGTATCCCGAACTGGCCGAGCACGTGGACTTCATCACCGTGCACCTGTTCCCGTACTGGAACGGCATCCCGCGCAAGGACGCGATCGGTGCCGCGCTGGGCAGCTACGAGAACCTGCAGCGGCTGTTCCCGAACAAGCACATCGTGATCGGCGAGATCGGCTGGCCGTCGAACGGCGACCGCCACGAATACGCCTATCCGTCGGTGTCCGACGAGGCGATCTTCCTGCGCCAGTGGTTCAACGTGGCCAAGCAGCTGCACCTGGACTACTACGTGATGGAGGCGTTCGACCAGCCGTGGAAGGAGCAGCTCTCGGGCCGCACCGAGGCGTACTGGGGCATGTTCAACGCCGATCGCCAGCCGAAGTTCCCGTTCACCGGCCCGGTGACCGAGGACACCGCCTGGCCGTGGAAGGCGCTGGCGGCGAGCCTGCTGGCGCTGCTGCCGATGGTCTGGTTCGCGCGGCGCTTCGCGCGCTTCAAGCTCACCGGGCGCTTCTTCTTCGCCGCGCTGATCCAGCTCGCCTGCGGCCTGATCGTGTGGTCGGCCACGCTGCCGTTCCAGTTCTACCTGAGCTGGGTGGACTGGACGATGCTGGTGCTGCTGTTCCCGGCGCAGATCGCGATCCTCGCCATCCTGCTGATCAACGGCTTCGAGTTCACCGAAGTGTTGTGGCGGCGCGGCTGGGTGCGCCATGCCGGCATGCTGCGGCCGGACATCCCGGAGAAGCAGCCGTTCGTATCGATCCACCTGGCCTGCTACAACGAGCCGCCGGAGATGGTGATCGCCACGCTGGATTCGCTGGCCGAGCTCGACTACCAGAACTACGAAGTGCTGGTGATCGACAACAACACCAAGGACCCGGCGGTATGGGGCCCGGTGAAGGACTACTGCGAGAAGCTGGGCAAGCGCTTCCGCTTCTTCCACCTGGAGCCCTGGCCCGGTTTCAAGGCCGGCGCGCTGAACTTCGGCCTGAAGGAGACCGCACCCGAGGCCGACGTGGTGGCGGTGATCGACGCCGACTACGTGGTGCGCCCGGACTGGCTGTCCACCCTCACCGGCCACTTCCACGACCCCAAGGTGGCCGTGGTGCAGTGCCCGCAGGCGCACCGCGATTTCGAGCACAACCGCTTCCGCCGCATGACCGCGTGGGAGTTCGACGGCTTCTTCCGCATCGGCATGCACCACAGGAACGAGCGCAACGCGATCATCCAGCACGGCACCATGACCATGGTCCGGCGCAGCGCGCTGGAAGGCACCGGCGGCTGGTCGGAATGGACGATCTGCGAGGACGCCGAGCTGGGCCTGCGCCTGATGCATGCCGGTTACGAGCTGGTCTACGTCGACGAGCTGATGGGCAAGGGCCTCACGCCGGCCGACTTCAAGGCCTACAAGAGCCAGCGCTACCGCTGGGCGTTCGGCGCGATGCAGATCCTCAAAGGGCGCTGGCAGTGGATGACGCAGAAGGGGCCGCTCTCGGCCGGCCAGCGCTTCCACTTCCTCACCGGCTGGTTCAGCTGGTTCGCCGACGCGCTGCACCTGATCTTCACCCTGATGGCGCTGTTCTGGACCGCCGGCATGGTGGCGTATCCGCAGTACTTCAGCCTGCCGATGCAGCTGTTCCTGATCCCGGTGATCGGCTTCTTCTTCGCCAAGGCGATCTTCGGCATCGTGCTGTACCGCGCCCGTGTGCCCTGCAGCTGGTACGACACCTTGATGGCCTCGCTGGCCAGCATGGGCCTCAGCCACGCGATCGCGCGCGGCATCCTGCACGGCCTCACCCGCGAGAAAACCTCGTTCGTGGTGACCGCCAAGAGCCGGCGCATGGGCGGGTCGAGCTTTGCCGCGTTCGCGCCGGTGCGCGAGGAGCTCCTGATGGCGATCGCCCTGGTGCTGTGCATCGTGGGCATGGCGCTGGGCTACGGCACGCGCTACATCGAAGGCACCTTGTGGATGTTCATCCTCGCCGCGCAGTCGATACCCTACGTGTCGGCCGTGGTCGGCGCCTGGATCGCGCACACGGCGGGGGACAAGGCTGGCTGA